One window of Lytechinus variegatus isolate NC3 chromosome 2, Lvar_3.0, whole genome shotgun sequence genomic DNA carries:
- the LOC121406797 gene encoding uncharacterized protein K02A2.6-like: MTNLSQPPPLDLKGNISENWKRFKQKFTLYNVASGMSEKDDKSQTSMLLHVIGDAALELYNTFVFAEDESMKLEKVLDKFEEYCMPKRNLTYERHRFFTRSQLEHESVDQYATELRSRAQSCEFSSLKESLIRDRIICGILDDGLREHLLRLDDLTLDKTLQVCRVAEQTRTQAQALSSTGKNASIPVDSLSKNKKSSGKKSNQTRQTKPQDRTNNKTCTRCGNRHTKEKCPAQGKTCKKCGKQNHFAKCCRTPVAKVNELQHLKVDSDGFMICSVDSQEHESKEEWKVNLRVNNELVEFKIDTGAQANTLPETIYHKLKPKPKLQKAKVKLTGYYETNIPVKGRCYVQMEYKGIKHSVQCFIIPGNRQPLLGLRTSEELYLVKRVYHVDKQTEIKTGKTVVQDYDNVFVGLGCLPGKHHITLKDNAQPVQHACRKVPFPLQKKLKEELDKMENMNVIKQVDEPTDWVSSLVVVKKKNGQLRVCLDPRDLNRAIKREHYKLPSRAEITSQFAGAKYFSKLDASSGFWQIQLDEDSSKLCTFITPYGRYRFLRLPFGICSAPEVFHKIIHNLFVDIPGVNTMMDDIVVWGSTQEEHDDRLRKVLDIAQKSNLKLNRDKCEFNVNQMTFIGDLISQDGVRPDPKKVAAIRNMARPTCKQDIQRFLGMINYQAKFIPNLSTRSAPLRILLDKKVEWMWENEQEKAWCELKEALMSQPVLHFYDSTKPTKISADASKNGLGAVLLQQHEQNWHPIAYASRAMTDAETRYAQIEKELLAITYGCEKFHQYIYGQKIEVETDHKPLIPLFVKSLADCPLRIQRLLIRVQRYDLKVSYTPGKYMFTADTLSRAVDPKAELNVETEEDIRVYVDMIVQAMPVTSNKRQEIVEETKKDVELQELLATIRNGWPESKQQCPARIKQYWNIRSELSEADGIIFKGSKIVIPTSMRRYILNQVHEGHLGIEKCKKRAREVIYWPRINADITEMVQNCTSCLMYKPKQQAESLNPHAVPNRPWEKIAVDLFTLNKREYMVVVDYYSQFIEVCTLTSTTSKAVINHMKAIFARHGTPCELMSDNGPQFASQEFKSFAKEWDFHHTTSSPHYPQSNGLAENAVKIVKNLILKSQHSGQDIHRALQVYRSSPIACGKSPAELLYNRQIRSNLPMLDTLLNNQQIDTKSVRGRKDEQKVKQKERFDKHAHDLPKLKPGDHVILQDMKTNTWSQHGIIKSVNNHNRSYQIETATGEIRRRNRRHLRPDPRHQAESIPLPTQDDFELDDSTEAEPASDVRASSSPSRTTRSGRVVKPPDRLNL; encoded by the coding sequence ATGACAAATCTAAGTCAACCTCCTCCACTTGACTTAAAGGGAAATATTTCCGAGAATTGGAAAagattcaaacaaaaattcacTCTATACAATGTTGCCTCAGGAATGTCAGAAAAAGATGACAAGTCACAAACATCAATGCTTCTACACGTAATTGGTGATGCTGCCTTGGAATTGTATAATACGTTTGTATTTGCCGAGGATGAGAGCATGAAGCTTGAGAAAGTGTTGGACAAATTTGAGGAATATTGCATGCCAAAACGTAATCTAACGTATGAGAGACATAGATTTTTCACAAGATCACAATTAGAGCATGAGAGTGTTGATCAGTATGCAACTGAATTGCGAAGTCGTGCACAGTCGTGTGAGTTTTCTTCGTTGAAAGAGAGTCTTATACGGGACAGAATTATCTGTGGTATCTTAGATGATGGTCTAAGAGAGCATTTGTTGAGGCTAGATGATCTCACATTGGATAAAACGTTGCAAGTTTGTCGGGTTGCTGAACAAACTCGAACGCAGGCCCAAGCGTTGAGTTCCACCGGGAAAAATGCCTCAATTCCGGTTGATTCTCTCAGCAAGAATAAGAAATCTTCtggtaaaaagtcaaaccaaacaAGACAAACAAAACCTCAAGATCGTACTAACAATAAAACATGTACAAGATGTGGTAATAGACATACCAAAGAAAAATGTCCTGCACAaggtaaaacatgtaaaaagtgcGGTAAGCAAAATCATTTTGCTAAGTGTTGTCGTACCCCAGTAGCAAAAGTCAATGAATTGCAACACTTAAAGGTAGATTCAGATGGTTTCATGATTTGTTCAGTTGATTCACAGGAACATGAATCAAAGGAAGAGTGGAAAGTCAATTTGAGAGTCAATAATGAGCTAGTTGAGTTCAAGATAGATACTGGAGCTCAGGCTAACACTCTCCCTGAaacaatctatcacaaattgAAACCAAAACCAAAACTACAAAAAGCCAAAGTGAAGTTAACAGGTTACTATGAGACTAACATTCCAGTAAAAGGTCGTTGTTATGTCCAAATGGAGTACAAAGGAATTAAACACAGTGTTCAATGTTTCATCATTCCTGGAAATCGTCAACCATTACTAGGTCTCAGGACGAGTGAAGAGTTGTATCTAGTAAAACGCGTCTATCATGTTGATAAACAAACAGAGATTAAAACAGGCAAAACTGTAGTGCAAGATTATGACAATGTATTTGTAGGATTAGGATGTCTTCCAGGCAAACATCACATTACATTGAAAGACAATGCACAACCAGTTCAACATGCATGTCGCAAAGTTCCATTTCCACTCCAAAAGAAACTAAAAGAGGAACTAGATAAGATGGAAAACATGAATGTAatcaaacaggttgatgaacCGACAGATTGGGTGTCTTCTCTTGTTGTAGTCAAGAAAAAGAATGGTCAACTCAGAGTCTGTCTAGATCCGCGTGATCTTAATCGAGCAATCAAACGAGAACACTATAAATTGCCTTCTAGAGCTGAAATAACCTCTCAGTTTGCTGGAGCCAAGTATTTCAGTAAATTAGATGCATCAAGTGGTTTTTGGCAAATCCAACTAGATGAAGATAGTTCCAAGCTTTGTACATTTATCACTCCGTACGGAAGATATAGATTCTTGAGACTACCTTTTGGTATCTGCAGTGCTCCTGAAGTATTTCACAAGATAATACATAACTTGTTCGTAGATATACCTGGTGTCAATACCATGATGGATGACATAGTGGTATGGGGAAGCACTCAAGAAGAGCATGACGATCGTCTGAGAAAAGTTCTAGACATCGCACAAAAATCAAACCTGAAACTCAATCGAGACAAGTGTGAGTTCAATGTGAACCAGATGACTTTCATTGGTGACTTGATCAGCCAAGATGGAGTCAGACCAGATCCTAAAAAGGTGGCTGCCATCAGAAACATGGCAAGACCAACCTGTAAACAGGACATACAAAGGTTCTTGGGGATGATAAATTACCAAGCAAAATTCATTCCAAACCTATCAACAAGGTCAGCACCTCTACGTATTTTGCTTGACAAGAAAGTAGAGTGGATGTGGGAAAATGAACAAGAAAAAGCATGGTGCGAGTTGAAAGAAGCTCTAATGAGTCAACCAGTGCTTCATTTCTATGACTCCACAAAACCCACAAAGATATCAGCTGACGCTTCAAAAAATGGACTAGGAGCAGTTCTCCTACAGCAACATGAACAAAATTGGCATCCAATAGCTTACGCATCAAGAGCTATGACTGATGCAGAAACACGTTACGCTCAGATAGAAAAAGAACTCTTAGCTATCACTTACGGatgtgaaaaatttcatcaatatatctATGGTCAAAAGATAGAAGTTGAAACAGATCACAAGCCACTTATCCCATTGTTTGTTAAGTCATTGGCAGATTGTCCTCTACGCATTCAAAGATTACTAATCAGAGTACAGAGATATGATCTCAAAGTGTCATATACACCTGGAAAGTACATGTTCACTGCCGATACACTGTCACGAGCAGTAGATCCAAAAGCAGAATTGAATGTTGAAACTGAAGAAGATATCAGAGTCTATGTAGATATGATAGTACAAGCAATGCCAGTAACATCAAACAAAAGACAAGAAATTGTTGAAGAGACCAAAAAAGATGTAGAGCTTCAAGAGTTGCTAGCCACCATCAGAAATGGTTGGCCAGAAAGTAAGCAACAATGTCCAGCTAGAATAAAACAGTACTGGAACATTAGAAGTGAACTCTCTGAAGCAGATGGAATCATATTCAAAGGTTCTAAGATAGTAATTCCAACTTCCATGAGACGGTACATACTAAACCAAGTACACGAAGGTCACTTAGGCATTGAGAAATGTAAGAAACGTGCTAGGGAAGTAATATATTGGCCAAGAATCAATGCAGACATCACTGAAATGGTCCAAAATTGTACTTCATGCCTAATGTACAAACCAAAACAACAGGCTGAAAGCCTAAATCCTCATGCAGTGCCTAATCGTCCTTGGGAAAAAATTGCAGTAGATCTATtcactttgaacaaaagagaATATATGGTCGTCGTCGACTACTACTCACAATTCATTGAAGTATGTACTTTGACTTCAACTACAAGCAAGGCCGTGATTAATCACATGAAAGCAATATTTGCTcgtcatggtacaccatgtgaaCTGATGTCGGATAATGGTCCTCAATTTGCAAGCCAAGAATTCAAAAGCTTTGCAAAAGAATGGGATTTTCACCATACCACATCGAGTCCACATTATCCACAATCAAATGGCCTCGCAGAAAATGCTGTGAAGATTGTCAAAAATCTCATACTGAAGTCACAACACAGTGGACAAGATATCCACAGAGCTTTACAAGTCTATCGAAGTTCACCAATAGCATGCGGAAAATCTCCAGCAGAACTTCTGTACAATCGTCAGATTAGGTCAAACCTTCCCATGCTTGATACTTTGCTCAATAACCAACAGATTGATACTAAATCTGTGAGGGGAAGAAAGGATGAGCAGAAGGTGAAACAAAAAGAGCGATTCGATAAACATGCTCATGACTTGCCAAAGCTAAAACCTGGAGATCATGTGATACTCCAAGACATGAAAACTAATACCTGGTCACAACATGGTATCATAAAGTCTGTCAATAATCATAACAGATCATACCAAATTGAAACAGCCACAGGCGAGATACGTCGCAGAAACAGACGTCACCTCAGGCCAGATCCCAGACACCAAGCCGAGTCTATTCCATTACCAACACAGGATGACTTCGAGCTAGATGACAGCACAGAAGCGGAACCAGCATCTGATGTTCGCGCATCTTCGTCACCATCCCGAACAACCAGAAGCGGACGAGTCGTTAAACCGCCAGATCGTTTAAACTTGTAA